Proteins co-encoded in one Sandaracinaceae bacterium genomic window:
- a CDS encoding nuclear transport factor 2 family protein, translated as MSDPGAPTPGSVAESFASALVRDDWTAVAAKLAPDATWTIAGEAPVHGRDDITDRLREYVRKGSAPRLDGPLRVTRGTEVAWPSRERARFSNETGDAARIDIVDVDAAGLVRGWATVLTGSPTEGTQARSAALLAYVERVGRADAEAALELFAGDCSVEDPVGTPVHQSRAAVEAFYRGGLGAITGTTLLGPPVVASEGPGAIAFRVELQLPDRAIALEVIDVMSFDAAGRFTSMRAFWGRDNRLSR; from the coding sequence TTGAGCGATCCGGGCGCACCGACGCCGGGGAGCGTCGCAGAGTCGTTTGCGTCCGCGCTGGTGCGAGATGACTGGACCGCGGTCGCAGCGAAGCTGGCGCCGGACGCCACATGGACCATCGCCGGCGAAGCACCGGTCCATGGACGGGACGACATCACGGACCGCCTCCGCGAGTACGTGCGAAAGGGCAGCGCCCCTCGGCTGGACGGCCCCCTGCGCGTCACCCGCGGCACGGAAGTCGCCTGGCCTTCCCGCGAGCGCGCCCGGTTCTCGAACGAGACCGGCGACGCGGCCCGTATCGACATCGTGGATGTGGACGCCGCCGGCCTGGTGCGTGGCTGGGCCACCGTGCTGACGGGTAGTCCCACGGAAGGGACTCAGGCCCGCAGCGCAGCCTTGTTGGCCTATGTGGAGCGCGTCGGTCGTGCAGACGCCGAGGCCGCCCTCGAGCTCTTCGCAGGCGACTGCAGCGTGGAAGACCCCGTCGGGACACCGGTCCACCAGAGCCGGGCGGCCGTCGAGGCGTTCTATCGAGGCGGCCTTGGCGCCATCACCGGGACCACCTTGCTGGGGCCACCCGTGGTGGCCAGTGAGGGGCCGGGCGCCATTGCCTTCCGGGTGGAACTGCAGCTGCCGGACCGCGCGATCGCGCTCGAAGTGATCGACGTGATGAGCTTCGACGCAGCTGGGCGGTTCACCTCGATGCGTGCGTTCTGGGGCCGCGACAACCGCCTTTCGCGGTAA
- a CDS encoding VWA domain-containing protein, producing MSRARSMNLGALALAVLLGAAAAVAIGLQVWDHDLAWEFGGERYEFLASRALVLLGVLPLLGWVATLSLADLPPLQKWLGVLLRAVLMAALVLGLARLSRTTDSARISTVFLVDVSDSVTDEAIAEARGKVQAALDARGEHDVQLITFARHARVVPLAREATELPERLARHGDEAHTDAGAGSNMAAALQLAYGLFPPGHLRRAVLLSDGGQTEGDLLAEASRAREFDVRLFHHVYTQGAPEEVAVRDMTVPEQLRVGDPFPVRARVFSNYAAEARVRLYQGETLNGLDSVRDVTLTPGDNEIEFQSVVRVAGPVTYRLELQPRGEDRFPANNRFETTAVVPGKPSVLYVEGAAGRANYLSRALAAGEFDVDVRTPRSIPTSAAELERFDFFMLSDVSADEVSMSQMDAIERYVRDQGGGFMMAGGESGFGLGGWQGSRMERLLPVRMDAERRRNQPSLALALVIDRSGSMAGQKLELAKEAARATAEMLGADDYIMVVGFDSEPERIVRMQSARNRLRIVRDISRMTARGGTNIFPALDMAYQDLAVTRARVKHVIVLTDGQAPESGIAELVQVMRAEGITVTSVGLGSDVNRVLLEQVASLGGGRSYFTSDPHNVPRIFMRETTTVARSAAVEEYFQPMVVQNADFLRGIDIASAPFLHGYVATRRKPTPAQVILQSDLGEPILARWRVGLGWSMAWTSDVKNRWAVEWLRWPQFSRFWTQLVREHMRQRRRETLDMTAEVLDGEVRVTVDAIDTADRFMNDLESTLTVEGPMGAPAAREGVDNPQARVRETHALRQTAPGLYEARFPLERYGSFMLTASHERQGRPVAESTAQLANPYPREYLTFEPNRALLERATGVTGGGALDAISALFDPGDETIRSHEELWPKLLFLALGLFLLDLALRRVRLFDRDFRRPVRKRR from the coding sequence ATGAGCCGCGCCCGCTCCATGAACCTGGGCGCGCTCGCGCTGGCGGTGCTGCTGGGCGCCGCGGCCGCGGTAGCCATCGGGCTGCAGGTGTGGGACCACGACCTCGCTTGGGAGTTCGGCGGTGAGCGCTACGAGTTCCTCGCCTCGCGCGCGCTGGTGCTGCTGGGGGTCTTGCCGCTCTTGGGCTGGGTGGCCACGCTCTCGCTGGCGGACCTGCCGCCGCTCCAGAAGTGGCTCGGCGTGCTGCTGCGGGCCGTGCTCATGGCGGCGCTGGTGCTGGGCCTGGCGCGGCTCTCGCGCACCACCGACAGCGCGCGCATCAGCACGGTGTTCCTGGTGGACGTGTCGGACTCGGTCACCGACGAGGCCATCGCGGAGGCACGCGGCAAGGTTCAGGCCGCGCTCGATGCGCGTGGCGAGCACGACGTGCAGCTCATCACCTTCGCGCGGCACGCCCGCGTGGTGCCGCTGGCGCGTGAGGCCACCGAGTTGCCGGAGCGGCTGGCGCGGCACGGCGACGAGGCGCACACGGACGCCGGCGCGGGGTCCAACATGGCGGCCGCGCTGCAGCTGGCCTATGGCCTCTTCCCGCCGGGGCACCTGCGCCGCGCGGTGCTGCTGTCGGACGGTGGCCAGACCGAGGGCGACCTCCTGGCCGAGGCCAGCCGCGCGCGCGAGTTCGACGTGCGCCTGTTCCACCACGTCTACACGCAGGGCGCGCCCGAAGAGGTGGCCGTGCGCGACATGACGGTGCCCGAGCAGCTGCGCGTCGGCGACCCCTTCCCGGTGCGCGCGCGCGTGTTCTCCAACTACGCCGCCGAGGCCCGCGTGCGCCTCTACCAGGGCGAGACGTTGAACGGCCTCGACTCCGTGCGCGACGTGACGCTCACGCCGGGCGACAACGAGATCGAGTTCCAGTCCGTGGTGCGCGTGGCGGGCCCCGTCACCTATCGCCTCGAGCTGCAGCCGCGCGGCGAGGACCGCTTCCCGGCGAACAACCGCTTCGAGACCACCGCGGTGGTGCCGGGCAAGCCCAGCGTGCTGTACGTGGAGGGCGCCGCCGGGCGCGCCAACTACCTGAGCCGCGCGCTCGCCGCGGGCGAGTTCGACGTGGACGTGCGAACGCCGCGCTCCATCCCGACGAGCGCCGCCGAGCTCGAGCGCTTCGACTTCTTCATGCTCTCGGACGTCTCGGCGGACGAGGTCTCCATGAGCCAGATGGACGCCATCGAGCGCTACGTCCGCGACCAGGGCGGCGGCTTCATGATGGCCGGCGGCGAGAGCGGCTTCGGCCTCGGCGGCTGGCAGGGCTCGCGCATGGAGCGCCTCCTGCCCGTGCGGATGGACGCCGAGCGGCGCCGCAACCAGCCCTCGCTCGCGCTGGCCCTGGTCATCGACCGCAGCGGGTCCATGGCGGGCCAGAAGCTGGAGCTGGCCAAGGAGGCCGCGCGCGCCACCGCCGAGATGCTGGGCGCCGACGACTACATCATGGTGGTGGGCTTCGACTCCGAGCCCGAGCGCATCGTGCGCATGCAGAGCGCCCGCAACCGACTGCGCATCGTGCGCGACATCAGCCGCATGACGGCGCGCGGCGGCACCAACATCTTCCCGGCGCTCGACATGGCCTACCAAGACCTCGCGGTCACGCGCGCTCGCGTGAAGCACGTCATCGTGCTCACCGACGGGCAGGCTCCGGAGAGCGGCATCGCCGAGCTGGTGCAGGTCATGCGCGCCGAGGGCATCACGGTCACCAGCGTGGGCCTGGGCTCTGACGTGAACCGCGTGCTGCTGGAGCAGGTGGCGTCGCTCGGCGGCGGCCGCAGCTACTTCACCAGCGACCCGCACAACGTGCCGCGCATCTTCATGCGCGAGACCACCACCGTGGCGCGCTCGGCCGCCGTGGAAGAGTACTTCCAACCCATGGTGGTGCAGAACGCGGACTTCCTGCGCGGCATCGACATCGCGTCCGCGCCGTTCCTGCACGGTTACGTGGCGACCCGCCGCAAGCCCACACCCGCGCAGGTCATCCTGCAGAGCGATCTGGGCGAGCCCATCCTGGCGCGCTGGCGCGTGGGCCTCGGCTGGTCCATGGCGTGGACCAGCGACGTGAAGAACCGCTGGGCCGTGGAGTGGCTGCGCTGGCCGCAGTTCTCCCGCTTCTGGACCCAGCTGGTGCGCGAGCACATGCGCCAGCGCCGCCGCGAGACGCTGGACATGACCGCCGAGGTGCTGGACGGCGAGGTGCGCGTCACGGTGGACGCCATCGACACCGCGGACCGCTTCATGAACGACCTCGAGTCCACGCTGACGGTGGAAGGCCCCATGGGGGCGCCCGCGGCCCGCGAAGGCGTGGACAACCCCCAGGCGCGCGTGCGCGAGACCCACGCCCTGCGCCAGACCGCGCCGGGCCTCTACGAAGCGCGCTTCCCACTCGAGCGCTACGGCTCCTTCATGCTCACCGCCAGCCACGAGCGCCAAGGCCGCCCGGTGGCCGAGAGCACCGCCCAGCTGGCCAACCCCTACCCGCGCGAGTACCTCACCTTCGAGCCCAACCGCGCCCTCCTCGAGCGCGCCACTGGCGTCACCGGCGGCGGCGCCCTCGACGCCATCAGCGCCCTCTTCGACCCCGGCGACGAGACCATCCGCTCCCACGAAGAGCTCTGGCCCAAGCTCCTCTTCCTGGCCCTAGGCCTCTTCCTCCTAGACCTGGCCCTCCGCCGCGTCCGCCTCTTCGACCGAGACTTCCGCCGTCCGGTCCGCAAGCGCCGCTGA
- a CDS encoding GAF domain-containing protein, with product MSDKSDIAALEASVKREQRKLKALQDVGAALGSTLDLQELLTLVVDRISEAMEADRSTLYVLDEETNELWSKVAQGERWLEIRLRVGDGLAGTVALTGKTLNIKDAYQDPRFDADWDRRSGYRTTSTVCVPMKNHHGRIIGVVQCLNKSGGTYFTVEDEALLGALASQAAVSIENSKLFLSMVGKNIELLEAQEKLQQKVRELDVLFEIAQVSASAQELDELLEGVLARTMRAVNAEAASILLADADTGDLRFRAAVGGEPEAIKRLRIKAGQGICGWVAQHQQHQVVNDVDSDQRHSRNISEEVGYHPRSVLCVPLRWDDGIGAVELLNKAAGSESFTDDDVKLATVIAGHISTAITQARGRERRAREQRLSTIGQFLSSVLHDLKTPMTVIQGYAKLLSKESDPGRRAEYAQTIQRQVDLLNTMTKETLAFARGERTIWIRKVYLYKFFEDAAEQLRRELEPRGIELVLNLEERGTAYFDETKVLRALHNLARNAAEAISSRPGDPTDGRCELTVSRAPEGALRIAFSDNGPGVPEEIRSRLFESFTTHGKQGGTGLGLAIVRSIVSDHRGEITVESRPGCTTFHIELPQDEAHEASSSGSTRALVH from the coding sequence GTGTCCGACAAGTCCGACATCGCCGCCCTCGAGGCGTCCGTCAAGCGTGAGCAGCGCAAGCTGAAGGCGCTGCAGGACGTTGGTGCTGCGCTCGGATCCACGCTCGACCTCCAAGAACTGCTCACGCTAGTGGTGGACCGCATCTCGGAGGCCATGGAGGCGGACCGCAGCACGCTCTACGTGCTGGACGAGGAGACCAACGAGCTGTGGTCGAAGGTGGCTCAGGGGGAGCGCTGGCTCGAGATCCGCCTGCGTGTGGGCGACGGCCTCGCGGGGACGGTCGCGCTCACGGGCAAGACCCTCAACATCAAGGACGCCTACCAGGACCCGCGCTTCGACGCCGATTGGGACCGGCGCTCGGGCTACCGCACCACGTCCACGGTGTGCGTCCCCATGAAGAACCACCACGGCCGCATCATCGGTGTGGTGCAGTGCCTCAACAAGAGCGGGGGCACCTACTTCACCGTGGAAGACGAGGCGCTGCTGGGCGCGCTGGCCAGCCAGGCCGCCGTCTCCATCGAGAACTCCAAGCTCTTCCTCTCCATGGTGGGCAAGAACATCGAGCTGCTGGAGGCCCAAGAGAAGCTCCAGCAGAAGGTGCGCGAGCTGGACGTGCTCTTCGAGATCGCCCAGGTGTCGGCCAGCGCCCAGGAGCTGGACGAGCTGCTCGAAGGGGTGCTGGCCCGCACCATGCGCGCGGTGAACGCCGAGGCGGCGTCCATCTTGCTGGCCGACGCCGACACCGGTGACCTGCGCTTCCGTGCCGCGGTGGGTGGCGAGCCGGAGGCCATCAAGCGCCTGCGCATCAAGGCGGGCCAGGGCATCTGTGGCTGGGTGGCGCAGCACCAGCAACACCAAGTGGTCAACGACGTGGACTCCGACCAGCGCCACAGCCGCAACATCTCGGAAGAGGTGGGCTACCACCCGCGCTCCGTGCTGTGCGTGCCGCTGCGCTGGGACGACGGCATCGGCGCGGTGGAGCTGCTCAACAAGGCGGCCGGCAGCGAGTCCTTCACGGACGACGACGTGAAGCTGGCCACGGTCATCGCGGGTCACATCTCCACGGCCATCACCCAGGCGCGCGGGCGTGAGCGGCGGGCGCGCGAGCAGCGGCTCAGCACCATTGGCCAGTTTCTCTCCAGCGTCCTGCACGACTTGAAGACGCCCATGACGGTCATCCAGGGCTACGCCAAGCTCCTCAGCAAGGAGAGCGACCCGGGCCGGCGCGCCGAGTACGCGCAGACCATCCAGCGGCAGGTAGACCTGCTCAACACCATGACCAAGGAGACCCTCGCGTTCGCGCGGGGCGAGCGGACCATCTGGATCCGCAAGGTCTACCTCTACAAGTTCTTCGAGGACGCCGCGGAGCAGCTGCGCCGCGAGCTCGAGCCGCGCGGCATCGAGCTGGTGCTCAACCTCGAGGAGCGCGGCACGGCCTACTTCGACGAGACCAAGGTGCTGCGGGCGCTCCACAACCTGGCCCGCAACGCGGCCGAGGCCATCAGCAGCCGCCCGGGAGACCCCACGGACGGGCGCTGCGAGCTCACCGTCTCGCGCGCGCCCGAGGGAGCGCTGCGCATCGCGTTCTCGGACAACGGGCCCGGCGTGCCGGAGGAGATCCGCTCGCGCCTCTTCGAGTCCTTCACCACGCACGGGAAGCAGGGGGGCACCGGCCTCGGGCTGGCCATCGTGCGGAGCATCGTGAGCGACCACCGCGGGGAGATCACGGTGGAGAGCCGGCCAGGCTGCACCACGTTCCACATCGAGCTGCCGCAAGATGAAGCCCACGAAGCTTCGTCGTCGGGCAGCACGCGCGCGCTGGTTCACTAG
- a CDS encoding putative metal-binding motif-containing protein: protein MIDAGPGDVGTDTGPGDAGPNTGLCQACVVDDQCPDGAECVQFGDATLCLQRVADEFATCPRTFEAAALAAEPNRFYCLPTEGCCIDEDDDNYGEGVFCDGADCNDDDELVYPGADELCNGDDDNCDNLADNAPIDCAQQGCSFNGTNYVQTPTAACANGMCEQVTTNTCGLYSCVGGMADGDVCAGECVFENVENDNFCIPSAHCEAQGCVLDRPDGGVCTADSDCANDHCDSGICCSGVECCNDNMDCPGYPGAGLLCTDTPMCQGTIGSVTCNLTTFECESLNGAPDDAGCTSSVEANDCGPYPTVFCAGTSNQSAPTCATSCNVDGECDANAHCDNNLCVLDLPDGNACDEGSDCGSSHCQNNFCCSGGDCCAMASQCPAIYSSASVCTDAATCQGTRSDAICTGNVCGTQAAIQDDSGCGTMTEADTCASFPSVFCNGMSTQSRPSCQAACTLDSQCDSGSHCDGLCIPDITDGGVCDENSDCLTDHCQNGRCCAGGDCCATPANCPASYSANSTCGDTSTCQGTRSDATCTASICGTQAGVPDDSGCNVSSVSSNCGAYPSATCAGTADQSAPVCSSSCSTDSNCDANAHCDNGVCILDVPNGDVCDEDSDCTAGHCQNGYCCASGDCCSAATNCPASYRSAAACTSNSTCQGSRTDATCTSNQCGTTAPINDDRGCTAGLMALSCGAFPDRFCDGQETQTPPVCAAACTLDSQCMANAHCDAVCVPDQGNGTSCDEDSDCAGNHCQNGFCCASGDCCSVAGNCPNSYATPSTCNTAATCQGTRSDATCNASFQCATQTGVPDDTGCGVLAIANTCGFFPWLLQRRRLRRQRALRRRILPSGPDGRQLVRRGLGLPLQPLRQRLLLLGRRLLRVGRQLPGVLRLARDLRGPGHVPGHPLGRGLLRQRVRDHHGPMCRRQRVQRRRRGQRLRPLPQPLLQRPRLSGVPGMRRQLLQQRPVRRRRPLQRRALRARLAQRRQLRADRRRRVSERPLQQRLLLHQRHLLLHGHRLPRHLCGGSGVQQRCHLPGHAQRPHVRVQLLWHSGKRARRQRLQRCHRGQHLRCVPERVLQRRARPDHAHLRSHVLGGRRLRQQRALRLQRVCPRPRRRQRV from the coding sequence GTGATCGACGCTGGCCCCGGTGACGTGGGCACGGACACCGGCCCAGGGGACGCCGGCCCCAACACGGGTCTGTGCCAGGCGTGCGTGGTGGACGACCAATGCCCCGATGGCGCTGAGTGTGTGCAATTCGGGGACGCCACCCTCTGCCTGCAGCGTGTGGCCGACGAGTTCGCCACCTGCCCCCGCACGTTCGAGGCTGCCGCGCTCGCGGCCGAGCCGAACCGCTTCTACTGTCTGCCCACCGAGGGCTGCTGTATCGACGAGGACGATGACAACTACGGCGAAGGCGTGTTCTGCGACGGGGCCGACTGCAATGACGACGACGAGCTGGTCTACCCCGGCGCCGACGAGCTCTGCAACGGCGACGACGACAACTGCGACAACCTCGCGGACAACGCACCAATCGATTGCGCGCAGCAGGGCTGCTCGTTCAATGGCACCAACTACGTGCAGACGCCCACGGCGGCCTGCGCGAACGGCATGTGCGAGCAGGTGACCACCAACACGTGCGGGCTCTACTCGTGCGTGGGCGGTATGGCCGACGGCGACGTGTGCGCTGGCGAGTGCGTCTTCGAGAACGTCGAGAACGACAATTTCTGCATCCCGTCCGCGCACTGCGAGGCGCAGGGATGCGTGCTGGACCGCCCCGACGGTGGGGTCTGCACGGCGGACAGCGACTGCGCCAACGACCACTGCGACAGCGGGATCTGCTGTTCGGGCGTGGAGTGCTGCAACGACAACATGGACTGCCCGGGCTATCCGGGGGCGGGCTTGCTCTGCACCGACACCCCCATGTGCCAAGGCACCATCGGGTCGGTCACGTGCAACCTGACCACGTTCGAGTGTGAGTCGCTCAACGGCGCGCCCGATGACGCCGGCTGCACCAGCAGCGTCGAGGCCAACGACTGCGGCCCCTATCCTACGGTCTTCTGTGCGGGCACGTCCAACCAGTCCGCGCCCACCTGCGCCACCTCGTGCAACGTGGACGGCGAGTGCGACGCCAACGCGCACTGCGACAACAACTTGTGTGTGCTGGACCTCCCGGACGGCAACGCCTGCGACGAGGGCTCGGACTGCGGCTCCTCGCACTGTCAGAACAACTTCTGCTGCTCCGGCGGTGACTGCTGCGCCATGGCCAGCCAGTGCCCGGCCATCTACAGCTCGGCCTCGGTGTGCACCGACGCCGCCACCTGCCAGGGCACGCGCTCGGACGCCATCTGCACCGGCAACGTCTGTGGCACACAGGCCGCCATCCAGGACGACAGCGGCTGCGGCACCATGACCGAAGCCGATACCTGCGCCTCCTTCCCGTCCGTGTTCTGCAACGGGATGTCCACCCAGTCGCGCCCGTCGTGTCAGGCCGCGTGCACGCTGGACAGCCAGTGCGACAGCGGCTCTCACTGCGACGGGCTGTGTATCCCGGACATCACCGACGGTGGCGTGTGCGACGAGAACTCGGACTGCCTCACGGACCACTGCCAGAACGGCCGCTGCTGCGCCGGCGGCGACTGCTGCGCCACGCCCGCAAACTGCCCCGCCAGCTACAGCGCCAACAGCACGTGCGGTGACACGTCCACGTGCCAGGGCACTCGCTCGGACGCCACCTGCACCGCGTCCATCTGCGGCACGCAAGCCGGTGTCCCCGACGACTCGGGCTGCAACGTGAGCTCGGTCTCGAGCAACTGCGGTGCGTACCCGTCCGCCACCTGTGCCGGGACCGCCGATCAGTCGGCACCGGTGTGTTCGTCGTCGTGCTCGACGGACAGCAACTGCGACGCCAACGCTCACTGCGACAACGGCGTGTGCATCCTGGACGTTCCGAACGGAGACGTCTGTGACGAGGACTCGGACTGCACCGCAGGTCATTGTCAGAACGGCTACTGCTGCGCCTCCGGCGACTGCTGCTCTGCGGCCACCAACTGCCCAGCGAGCTACCGCTCGGCGGCGGCCTGCACCTCCAACAGCACCTGCCAGGGGTCACGCACCGACGCCACGTGCACCAGCAACCAGTGCGGGACCACCGCCCCCATCAATGACGACCGCGGCTGTACGGCTGGCCTGATGGCCCTCAGCTGCGGCGCCTTCCCGGACCGCTTCTGCGATGGCCAGGAGACCCAGACCCCGCCCGTGTGCGCCGCAGCCTGCACACTCGACTCGCAGTGCATGGCCAACGCCCACTGCGACGCCGTCTGTGTGCCAGACCAGGGCAACGGAACCTCCTGCGACGAGGACTCCGACTGCGCTGGCAACCACTGCCAGAATGGGTTCTGCTGCGCGAGCGGTGACTGCTGCTCGGTGGCGGGTAACTGTCCCAACAGCTACGCCACCCCGTCCACCTGCAACACGGCGGCCACATGCCAGGGCACCCGCTCGGATGCCACGTGCAACGCCTCGTTCCAGTGCGCCACTCAGACCGGCGTGCCCGACGACACGGGCTGTGGCGTGCTGGCGATCGCGAACACCTGCGGGTTCTTCCCGTGGCTGCTTCAGCGACGCCGACTGCGACGGCAACGCGCACTGCGACGGCGGATCCTGCCTTCCGGACCTGACGGACGGCAACTCGTGCGACGAGGCCTCGGACTGCCTCTCCAACCACTGCGGCAACGGCTTCTGTTGCTCGGGCGGCGACTGCTGCGCGTCGGCCGGCAACTGCCCGGCGTCCTACGCCTCGCCCGCGACCTGCGCGGACCCGGCCACGTGCCAGGGCACCCGCTCGGACGCGGTCTGCTCCGGCAACGTGTGCGGGACCACCACGGGCCAATGTGCCGACGACAGCGCGTGCAACGCCGGCGTCGAGGCCAGCGACTGCGGCCCCTACCCCAGCCGCTTCTGCAACGGCCTCGCCTCTCAGGTGTCCCCGGTATGCGGAGGCAGCTGCTCCAGCAACGGCCAGTGCGACGTCGACGCCCACTGCAGCGGCGGGCTCTGCGTGCCCGACTTGCCCAACGGCGGCAACTGCGCGCTGACCGGCGCCGCCGCGTGTCAGAGCGGCCTCTGCAACAACGGCTTCTGCTGCACCAGCGGCACCTGCTGCTCCACGGCCACCGACTGCCCCGGCACCTTTGCGGCGGCTCCGGCGTGCAACAACGCTGCCACCTGCCAGGGCACGCGCAGCGACCGCACGTGCGTGTCCAACTCCTGTGGCACTCAGGCAAACGTGCCCGACGACAGCGCCTGCAGCGCTGCCACCGTGGCCAACACCTGCGGTGCGTACCCGAGCGTGTCCTGCAACGGCGCGCTCGACCAGACCACGCCCATCTGCGGAGCCATGTGCTCGGCGGACGGCGACTGCGACAGCAACGCGCACTGCGACTCCAGCGTGTGTGCCCCCGACCTCGCCGACGGCAACGTGTGTGA
- a CDS encoding LysM peptidoglycan-binding domain-containing protein, with translation MKSYRRIAIALALLSAPLAGSTLPSPSRVHAQRQSVRVVGGGGPTPEVHVVRTGDTLWDISGRYYGNPWEWPRIWSYNPEITNPHWIYPSDHVRLRTGGVLADASSPTITRRPRASSGTVWLRDQGYLAEEERERSGVIVGSREDQMLLSEHDEVYVRFGEDVTPTPGRSYTVFRNIPTSERSDENEGVLVRVLGTVRLMDYDQERQLGRATITESLEPIERGYLIAEIDRQFAVVPPRVNAANVDATIVALLQPTVFLADQQIGFLDKGSEDGVQPGNRFVIVRAEDEWRANQPSNTSDLGETVPDTERPDEYPDEVVAEARVVQVRERSCTVMMTTSIRAVEVGDRAQMRQGF, from the coding sequence ATGAAGTCCTATCGACGTATCGCGATCGCGCTCGCCCTGCTGAGCGCTCCGCTCGCGGGCTCCACCCTGCCGTCGCCGTCGCGCGTGCACGCGCAGCGTCAGTCCGTGCGCGTGGTGGGTGGTGGTGGTCCAACGCCCGAGGTCCACGTCGTTCGGACCGGCGACACGCTCTGGGACATCTCGGGGCGGTACTACGGGAACCCGTGGGAGTGGCCGCGCATCTGGTCGTACAACCCGGAGATCACCAACCCGCACTGGATCTATCCCAGCGACCACGTGCGTCTGCGCACGGGTGGGGTGTTGGCCGATGCCTCGTCGCCGACCATCACCCGCCGGCCACGTGCGTCGAGCGGGACTGTCTGGCTGCGCGACCAGGGCTACCTCGCCGAGGAGGAGCGCGAGCGCTCCGGCGTCATCGTGGGCTCGCGCGAGGACCAGATGCTGCTCTCCGAGCACGACGAGGTGTACGTGCGCTTCGGCGAGGACGTGACCCCCACGCCCGGCCGCAGCTACACGGTGTTCCGCAACATCCCGACCAGCGAGCGCTCCGACGAGAACGAGGGCGTGCTGGTGCGGGTGCTGGGGACCGTGCGCCTCATGGACTACGACCAGGAGCGACAGCTCGGTCGCGCCACCATCACGGAGTCGCTCGAGCCCATCGAGCGCGGCTATCTGATCGCCGAGATCGACCGCCAGTTTGCCGTGGTTCCCCCACGCGTGAACGCCGCAAACGTGGACGCGACCATCGTGGCGCTGTTGCAGCCCACCGTGTTCTTGGCCGACCAGCAGATCGGCTTCCTCGACAAGGGCAGCGAAGACGGCGTCCAGCCGGGCAACCGCTTCGTGATCGTGCGGGCGGAAGACGAGTGGCGAGCCAACCAGCCCAGCAACACGTCGGATCTGGGCGAGACCGTGCCCGACACCGAGCGTCCGGACGAATACCCCGACGAGGTCGTCGCCGAGGCCCGCGTGGTGCAGGTGCGTGAGCGCTCGTGCACCGTGATGATGACCACGTCGATTCGTGCGGTCGAGGTGGGCGATCGGGCCCAGATGCGCCAAGGCTTCTGA
- a CDS encoding TraR/DksA C4-type zinc finger protein translates to MKKSEITRLRKILEEKRESVIRRARETMENDMALDVNELPDEMDLASSEYMQSFTLRLRGRERVLLQKIDVALKKMETDEYGMCVECEEPISVKRLEARPETELCIRCKEDQERQERDFT, encoded by the coding sequence ATGAAGAAGAGCGAAATCACCCGCCTGCGAAAGATCCTCGAAGAGAAGCGCGAGAGCGTCATCCGTCGGGCGCGGGAGACCATGGAGAACGACATGGCGCTCGACGTGAACGAACTGCCCGACGAGATGGATCTCGCCAGCAGCGAGTACATGCAGTCGTTCACGCTGCGCCTCCGTGGCCGCGAGCGTGTGCTGCTGCAGAAGATCGACGTGGCGCTCAAGAAGATGGAGACGGACGAGTACGGCATGTGCGTGGAGTGCGAGGAGCCGATCTCCGTGAAGCGCCTCGAAGCACGCCCCGAGACCGAGCTCTGCATCCGCTGCAAGGAAGACCAGGAGCGCCAGGAGCGGGACTTCACTTGA